The following coding sequences are from one Candidatus Aquicultor sp. window:
- a CDS encoding DUF167 domain-containing protein — protein MDENSTYATDYSDGTLLNVWIQPRASRSAIVGVHGDSIKIAVQAPPAEGRANEECIALLSNILSLPKRELTIKSGQQSRHKTVFIKGVAPEMVIAAIENALKKA, from the coding sequence GTGGACGAAAATAGCACGTATGCGACCGACTATAGCGACGGGACGCTCTTGAATGTGTGGATACAGCCGAGAGCGTCAAGGTCCGCTATTGTCGGCGTACATGGGGATAGCATAAAGATTGCCGTACAAGCTCCTCCCGCTGAAGGTAGAGCGAATGAGGAGTGTATTGCGCTGCTTTCTAATATTTTATCTTTGCCTAAACGCGAACTTACGATAAAATCAGGTCAGCAGAGTAGACATAAGACTGTTTTCATCAAAGGAGTTGCTCCCGAGATGGTGATAGCTGCAATTGAGAACGCGCTAAAGAAAGCATAA
- a CDS encoding DivIVA domain-containing protein, giving the protein MKLTPLDIHHKEFHRSIRGYNEEEVDRFLDEVAEEFEHLFKENIEIKEQIEKSRQDLEGYSGMEKTLQNTLFSAQKSAEEIVSHAKKESELIMRDSELKSKEIIQEAYDLKRKYESTLTHLKQAEEEFRSKFKSMLESYMRIADSTAALADIGSNIIGINDIPSLELEKKASVDQGLPQNGETQHVADIEFDLEPKLAPNTYSGETYMPDDLESLTGFEEAFKPSNKKAVGDDIDLDKPDNFDIDNLAF; this is encoded by the coding sequence ATGAAGTTAACGCCGCTAGACATCCACCACAAAGAGTTCCACAGGTCAATTCGTGGATACAATGAAGAAGAAGTGGATAGGTTCCTGGACGAGGTTGCCGAGGAGTTTGAACACCTCTTCAAGGAGAACATTGAGATCAAAGAGCAAATTGAGAAATCAAGGCAGGATCTCGAGGGCTATTCAGGTATGGAAAAAACGCTTCAAAATACCTTGTTTTCGGCACAGAAATCGGCTGAAGAGATTGTGTCTCACGCAAAGAAGGAATCAGAGCTTATAATGCGTGACTCGGAACTCAAGAGCAAAGAGATCATTCAAGAGGCATACGATCTGAAGCGTAAATATGAATCGACGCTTACGCACTTAAAACAAGCCGAGGAAGAATTCCGCAGCAAGTTTAAGTCGATGCTTGAATCATATATGAGAATAGCTGACAGCACTGCGGCACTGGCCGATATTGGCAGCAATATCATCGGCATTAATGATATCCCGTCCCTTGAGCTGGAGAAGAAAGCTTCAGTAGACCAGGGGCTGCCACAAAATGGTGAAACGCAACACGTTGCTGATATCGAATTTGATTTGGAACCAAAGCTGGCACCGAATACGTATAGCGGCGAAACATATATGCCGGATGACCTCGAGTCGTTGACAGGATTTGAAGAGGCTTTTAAGCCATCAAACAAAAAAGCGGTCGGCGATGATATAGATCTAGATAAGCCAGATAATTTCGATATCGATAACCTGGCATTTTAG
- the proC gene encoding pyrroline-5-carboxylate reductase produces MLARKTLAVIGAGQMGEALFRGFLAAGIVQPEQILLSDVNIERLEALKSEYHVNITTDNRAAIERADIVLLAVKPQQIVAMLTETRSAFTEDKLVVSIAAGVPTEKIQDLIGKALPVIRVMPNTPALVSMGMSAVSRGKYAGDEAVEIALQLFKAVGEAIELPENLQNQVTAVSGSGPAYVFLMAEALIAAGVRAGLEPDAARTLVVQTIAGSAELLKKTGEEVGVLRERVTSPGGTTAAALQVFSNHEFNIIVQEAVDAAIKRAEELA; encoded by the coding sequence TTGCTAGCAAGAAAAACGCTCGCTGTTATCGGGGCCGGTCAAATGGGCGAAGCATTATTTCGCGGTTTCTTGGCAGCCGGTATTGTACAACCCGAGCAAATTCTCCTAAGCGATGTAAATATTGAGCGCTTAGAGGCGCTCAAATCCGAATATCACGTCAATATTACGACTGATAATCGAGCGGCGATCGAGCGCGCCGATATAGTTTTGCTAGCTGTAAAACCGCAGCAGATTGTGGCAATGTTAACCGAAACGCGAAGCGCGTTTACTGAAGATAAGCTTGTGGTATCAATTGCAGCAGGCGTACCAACCGAAAAGATACAAGATCTCATTGGGAAAGCATTGCCGGTTATCAGAGTTATGCCGAACACGCCGGCCTTGGTTTCAATGGGAATGTCGGCCGTCAGCCGCGGAAAATATGCAGGCGATGAGGCTGTGGAAATAGCATTACAATTGTTCAAAGCGGTCGGTGAAGCGATTGAGCTTCCTGAAAATTTGCAGAATCAAGTTACTGCGGTAAGCGGCTCCGGCCCGGCGTATGTTTTCTTGATGGCGGAAGCGCTAATAGCTGCCGGTGTCAGGGCGGGGCTTGAACCGGATGCGGCACGTACCCTCGTTGTGCAAACAATAGCGGGCTCGGCGGAACTCTTGAAAAAAACCGGGGAGGAAGTCGGCGTATTGCGGGAGAGGGTAACGTCCCCAGGTGGAACCACCGCAGCCGCTTTGCAGGTATTTTCTAATCACGAATTTAATATTATAGTACAAGAAGCAGTGGATGCTGCAATAAAACGGGCTGAGGAATTGGCCTAA
- the sepF gene encoding cell division protein SepF, with translation MRESIWRKTMNYFKLTEEEPIESTFEDLDDYDSYEDFDQAPTVRKITRYPDLDRAHKSSTASLRSIAPPPQVKVHIVEPSNFNDCQQIADKFKTDIPVIINLQRSDADLAKRLIDFASGLTYGLNGGMQKIAEKVFLLTPSNVEVSAEERRRLQEKGFFNQF, from the coding sequence ATGCGTGAGAGCATCTGGCGCAAGACGATGAACTACTTCAAACTAACAGAGGAAGAACCAATCGAAAGCACTTTTGAAGATCTGGACGACTACGACAGCTACGAGGATTTTGACCAGGCGCCGACCGTGCGTAAAATCACGCGGTACCCCGATCTCGATAGGGCGCACAAAAGCAGCACGGCATCTTTGCGGTCTATCGCCCCACCACCGCAAGTAAAAGTGCATATCGTTGAACCTTCGAATTTTAACGATTGCCAACAGATTGCGGATAAGTTCAAAACGGATATCCCGGTTATTATCAATCTTCAGCGAAGCGACGCCGATTTGGCGAAGCGACTCATCGATTTTGCAAGCGGGTTGACCTATGGTCTTAACGGCGGCATGCAGAAAATCGCAGAGAAAGTATTTCTGCTCACGCCGAGTAACGTTGAAGTATCGGCGGAAGAACGTCGTCGTTTGCAGGAAAAAGGGTTTTTTAATCAGTTCTAG
- a CDS encoding YggS family pyridoxal phosphate-dependent enzyme, with translation MSITKNVLTVRKRIEEAAQKSGRSPETITLVAVTKNQPLSAVLEVVSAGVTDIGENRSQELIPKQAAAGKGINWHFIGHLQRNKVRYIIPYVYLIQSVDSRALAQEISMRAKAIGKTQDILLEVNTSEEPSKHGFAPRDIVSAAQDIEGLANIRVKGLMTMAPFTEDTAVLKSHFAKTKEIFDNLTSKQGEKLDMRYLSMGMTNDFEIAIEHGANMVRIGTALFTP, from the coding sequence ATGTCGATAACTAAAAATGTACTGACAGTAAGAAAACGCATTGAAGAAGCGGCACAAAAGAGCGGCCGGAGCCCAGAAACGATCACGCTTGTCGCTGTGACTAAGAATCAACCTCTCTCAGCCGTATTGGAAGTGGTCAGTGCGGGTGTTACTGATATCGGTGAGAACCGGTCTCAAGAGTTAATTCCTAAGCAAGCGGCAGCAGGGAAGGGGATTAACTGGCATTTTATCGGTCATTTGCAAAGAAATAAAGTAAGGTATATCATACCTTACGTCTACCTGATACAATCAGTAGACAGCAGGGCTTTGGCTCAGGAGATAAGCATGAGGGCTAAAGCGATCGGAAAAACGCAGGACATTTTGCTTGAAGTAAACACGTCTGAAGAGCCGAGCAAACACGGTTTTGCGCCCAGAGACATCGTCTCAGCAGCTCAGGACATTGAAGGATTAGCGAATATACGCGTAAAAGGGCTCATGACAATGGCACCTTTTACTGAAGATACGGCTGTTTTAAAGAGTCACTTTGCAAAAACAAAGGAAATATTCGATAATCTAACTAGCAAGCAAGGCGAAAAACTGGACATGCGTTATCTCTCCATGGGTATGACCAATGATTTTGAGATAGCGATAGAACACGGTGCCAACATGGTACGCATAGGAACGGCTTTATTTACACCTTAG
- the phoU gene encoding phosphate signaling complex protein PhoU translates to MLRKTFHDELKDLTADVLAMGRVTRQAIGNAVQVVVDCDIELADEVIAIDDTIDAMNYNIEERCMELIARQAPVAKDLRLCWTTMFIALHLERMGDLAVNLAKGAKRCPKDEFAAPVSQHINEMGRETLILVDMALKAFEEKDLELASKLGGLDDKIDRMYKNIFTRLAKYQDNESVESIGSILLASRYLERIADHCVDIADRIEYLVTGHVPGEL, encoded by the coding sequence ATGCTCAGAAAAACATTCCACGATGAGCTCAAAGATCTTACGGCGGATGTCTTGGCGATGGGGCGTGTTACCCGCCAAGCCATAGGTAATGCTGTACAGGTTGTCGTTGATTGCGATATTGAGCTTGCCGATGAGGTTATAGCGATCGACGATACGATCGACGCAATGAATTACAACATCGAAGAGCGTTGCATGGAGCTTATCGCCCGCCAAGCACCGGTGGCAAAAGATTTGAGGCTGTGCTGGACGACGATGTTTATCGCGCTTCATCTAGAACGGATGGGTGATCTTGCTGTCAACCTTGCCAAAGGCGCGAAACGATGCCCGAAAGATGAGTTCGCCGCACCTGTATCGCAACATATAAACGAGATGGGGCGTGAGACGCTGATTCTTGTTGACATGGCGCTAAAGGCTTTTGAAGAAAAAGATCTTGAACTTGCGAGCAAGCTCGGCGGCCTCGACGATAAAATCGACCGCATGTATAAAAATATTTTTACACGGTTAGCGAAATATCAAGACAATGAATCGGTTGAATCAATCGGCAGCATACTTTTGGCAAGCAGATATCTCGAGCGCATAGCCGACCATTGCGTAGATATCGCCGATCGCATTGAATATCTTGTCACAGGGCACGTGCCAGGGGAATTATAG
- the pgeF gene encoding peptidoglycan editing factor PgeF gives MAQEACAQSNYSLMLEAGDGFNVLVAEPLLARDKILVAFSGRRGGVSEGAFSSLNLGLHVGDNPERVIANRERILSHFDLNIEDAVCAEQVHGTRVQRVSSLESGRGARLLTGTIAGTDALTTDQAELPLMLFFADCVPIIVVEPKKRIIAVAHAGWRGVYGNIVESTTAAMVSSWNLSPQNLFAFIGPSICGCCYEVSSEVMDAFKDRFMRFDGWRHENRINLVEIARLQLTASGISPQQIISADICTACRHQDYFSYRADSGITGRHAAIAAILSESYRGATKL, from the coding sequence GTGGCCCAAGAAGCGTGCGCACAATCCAATTATAGTTTAATGCTTGAAGCGGGAGACGGTTTTAATGTTCTTGTAGCGGAGCCTCTTCTTGCTCGGGACAAAATCCTCGTGGCCTTTTCCGGGCGCCGTGGCGGGGTGAGCGAGGGTGCCTTTTCATCGCTTAATCTGGGATTGCACGTTGGCGATAATCCGGAGCGCGTCATCGCCAATCGCGAGAGAATCCTTAGCCATTTTGATCTAAACATCGAGGATGCTGTTTGTGCCGAGCAGGTACACGGCACTCGGGTACAGCGTGTGAGTTCGCTCGAAAGCGGTAGGGGCGCCCGCTTGCTGACGGGCACGATTGCCGGTACCGACGCGCTCACTACGGATCAAGCCGAGTTGCCGCTTATGCTCTTTTTTGCCGATTGCGTGCCTATCATAGTTGTCGAGCCGAAGAAGAGGATTATCGCGGTCGCGCATGCCGGGTGGAGAGGTGTCTACGGCAACATAGTTGAATCTACGACCGCGGCCATGGTTTCGAGTTGGAACCTATCGCCACAAAATCTTTTTGCATTTATCGGCCCTTCGATATGCGGCTGTTGTTATGAGGTAAGCTCTGAAGTAATGGACGCGTTCAAGGATCGTTTTATGCGGTTTGACGGCTGGCGCCATGAAAACCGCATAAACCTGGTGGAGATCGCCAGATTGCAGTTAACGGCAAGCGGAATTTCACCACAGCAAATTATATCGGCGGATATTTGTACGGCATGTCGGCACCAAGATTATTTTTCGTATCGGGCCGATAGCGGCATAACGGGCAGGCATGCCGCAATTGCCGCAATTCTTTCAGAAAGTTATCGCGGCGCTACAAAGCTTTAG
- the ftsZ gene encoding cell division protein FtsZ: protein MLDAGANYLAVIKVVGVGGGGTNAVNRMIEAGLRGVEFIACNTDAQALLMSDADYKVHIGANLTKGLGAGADPEIGFQAAEESRDDIKEALQGADMVFVTAGKGGGTGTGAAPVIAGIAKEIGALTVGVVTRPFSFEGRKRSMQADEGIMKLRETVDTLIIIPNDRLLHVAEKKTSIVEAFRMADDVLRQGVQGITDLITVPGLINLDFADVRTIMSNAGSALMGIGVSSGENRAVEAAKSAISSPLLEASIEGAQGVLLNISGGSDLGLFEVNEAAEVVANAAHPEANIIFGAVIDDTLGDEVRVTVIATGFDLRKQEKLEFVQKAQPEEHVSNIPTFDTEDLDIPTFLRKR from the coding sequence GTGTTAGATGCGGGCGCAAATTACCTAGCAGTTATTAAAGTAGTCGGAGTCGGTGGGGGCGGAACCAACGCGGTTAACAGGATGATCGAAGCGGGCCTCAGGGGCGTAGAGTTTATCGCATGCAATACCGACGCACAGGCGCTTCTAATGTCTGATGCAGACTACAAAGTCCACATAGGCGCTAATCTGACCAAAGGCCTTGGAGCGGGAGCCGATCCTGAAATCGGCTTTCAGGCTGCCGAAGAAAGCAGAGATGATATCAAAGAAGCTCTGCAGGGCGCGGATATGGTTTTCGTAACCGCCGGCAAAGGTGGTGGCACCGGTACAGGTGCAGCCCCGGTTATCGCGGGAATCGCGAAAGAGATCGGGGCCCTAACGGTAGGCGTAGTAACAAGACCGTTTAGTTTTGAAGGTCGTAAGCGTTCGATGCAAGCCGACGAAGGCATTATGAAGCTTCGTGAAACAGTCGACACCCTCATTATTATTCCAAACGATAGACTCCTGCATGTTGCGGAGAAAAAGACCTCAATTGTTGAGGCGTTCCGGATGGCCGACGACGTTCTCCGTCAAGGCGTCCAGGGCATAACCGATTTAATCACCGTCCCCGGCTTAATAAATCTCGACTTTGCCGATGTGCGCACGATTATGTCGAATGCCGGCTCAGCGCTTATGGGCATCGGCGTTTCAAGCGGTGAAAACCGTGCGGTCGAAGCGGCAAAGAGCGCGATATCCAGCCCGCTGCTTGAGGCATCGATTGAAGGTGCGCAAGGTGTTCTCTTGAACATCTCCGGCGGATCAGACCTCGGTCTGTTTGAAGTTAATGAGGCGGCAGAGGTTGTTGCGAACGCGGCTCACCCTGAAGCGAATATTATCTTCGGTGCGGTTATCGATGACACACTTGGCGATGAAGTCAGGGTTACGGTTATCGCGACCGGATTTGATTTAAGGAAACAAGAGAAACTCGAGTTTGTTCAGAAAGCGCAACCCGAGGAACATGTTTCAAATATCCCGACATTTGATACGGAAGATCTCGATATCCCAACGTTTTTAAGAAAACGCTAG
- a CDS encoding FtsQ-type POTRA domain-containing protein has protein sequence MVEGRSLARSKAEERYRKIAHIKRQRRLRVTVLFGSIFIIITLVYWLYNSSLFNITNIDVAGNKFIPSSKIAAACGVTENTSLLNVPVKDIRRKLLKDPWVQDAQVKRALPHTLRVDIVERTPIALISHANKFYMIDANKCVIAERPNSDGVTIPIITDIPVAKVQIGHRIVNSSLENAILCLNSMPASLRNSINLLSASSIDKLSLYNRANIEILYGEAKQAEDKNTVLAGILKKQGKQVVFIDIRSYPHSDPVIKRMDSVP, from the coding sequence ATGGTTGAAGGCAGAAGTCTGGCGCGCTCTAAGGCGGAAGAACGGTATCGAAAAATCGCACACATCAAGCGGCAACGCCGCCTTAGAGTCACGGTCTTGTTCGGATCAATCTTTATTATTATTACTCTCGTGTATTGGCTCTACAACTCGAGTCTGTTCAATATCACCAACATAGACGTAGCTGGAAACAAGTTTATCCCATCGTCCAAAATAGCTGCCGCGTGCGGTGTGACCGAGAATACCAGCCTTTTAAATGTGCCGGTCAAAGATATTCGCCGGAAACTTCTCAAAGACCCATGGGTTCAGGACGCTCAAGTCAAGCGTGCTTTACCGCATACTTTGCGCGTTGATATTGTTGAGAGAACACCGATAGCTCTCATTTCGCACGCAAATAAGTTCTATATGATCGATGCAAATAAGTGTGTAATCGCCGAGCGTCCAAATTCTGACGGTGTAACCATACCGATTATTACAGATATTCCGGTTGCCAAGGTGCAAATCGGTCACCGTATCGTGAATAGCTCGCTTGAAAATGCCATCTTATGCCTGAACTCAATGCCGGCATCCCTCAGAAATTCAATTAATCTGCTCTCGGCATCATCTATCGATAAGTTGTCCCTGTACAATCGAGCAAATATTGAGATACTCTACGGAGAAGCGAAACAGGCTGAAGATAAAAATACAGTGCTCGCAGGAATCTTAAAAAAGCAGGGCAAGCAAGTAGTGTTTATTGATATACGAAGTTATCCTCATTCAGATCCCGTTATTAAACGCATGGATTCCGTACCGTAA
- the murB gene encoding UDP-N-acetylmuramate dehydrogenase: MSGRYINRAFETLEKHLKGNVVRDKILAKETTMRVGGPAGLFAIADSIEQLHIVATTAKEWGLPLFIIGKGSNLLVSDAGFPGIVMRLGSDFMRKRVDGSYLRAGAAISLPLLVQTAVRCSLADLSFAVGIPGSLGGALVMNAGAHGSCMADIVRDVVVYTSAGELIALQKDALKFEYRNGGFSSGDIIVEATMALAAADEDGIKRRMEDNFAARKSSQPLRYPNAGSVFKNPISTSAGKLIEDAGCKGMRIGGAEVSTKHANFIINLENATAFDVYSLLRAVQKRVFDIHGIILEPEIEFLGEFDEALIAVTNDR; this comes from the coding sequence TTGAGCGGCAGGTACATCAACCGGGCGTTCGAGACGCTTGAGAAACACCTGAAAGGCAATGTAGTTCGCGATAAGATTCTCGCGAAAGAAACAACCATGCGCGTAGGCGGGCCTGCCGGGCTGTTCGCGATTGCTGATTCGATAGAGCAGCTCCATATCGTGGCGACCACAGCAAAAGAGTGGGGCCTGCCGCTTTTCATTATAGGTAAGGGCTCAAACCTGCTTGTATCAGATGCGGGCTTCCCGGGTATCGTGATGCGTCTTGGCAGTGACTTTATGCGTAAAAGAGTTGACGGTTCCTACCTGCGGGCAGGCGCCGCCATTTCATTGCCCTTACTCGTGCAGACCGCGGTAAGATGCTCGCTCGCGGATTTGAGTTTCGCTGTCGGGATACCTGGAAGCCTCGGTGGTGCGCTGGTGATGAATGCTGGTGCGCACGGGAGCTGTATGGCTGATATCGTGCGAGACGTTGTAGTATATACAAGTGCGGGCGAGCTGATTGCGCTGCAAAAAGATGCGCTTAAGTTTGAGTACAGGAACGGCGGTTTTAGCAGTGGCGATATCATTGTCGAGGCGACAATGGCGCTCGCAGCGGCGGATGAAGATGGTATTAAGCGTCGCATGGAAGACAACTTCGCCGCACGCAAAAGCAGCCAGCCGCTTAGATATCCGAATGCCGGAAGCGTTTTCAAAAACCCGATCAGCACGTCTGCCGGAAAGCTTATCGAGGATGCAGGCTGCAAAGGCATGCGGATTGGTGGCGCAGAGGTCTCGACGAAGCATGCAAATTTTATCATTAACCTTGAAAACGCAACCGCGTTTGATGTATATTCGCTCCTACGAGCTGTTCAAAAGCGAGTGTTTGATATTCACGGTATCATTCTCGAGCCTGAGATAGAGTTCCTCGGTGAGTTCGATGAGGCATTGATTGCAGTTACGAACGACCGGTGA
- the murC gene encoding UDP-N-acetylmuramate--L-alanine ligase — translation MVENLMHIHFIGIGGAGMSGIAKVLLEKGHSVSGSDLKDSRYTAALKELGATIYIGHNSDNIKNPDVVVVSTAIPEANPEVRAARQADISIIRRAEMLAWLGRDLRSIAVAGTHGKTTTTSMVSCAFEKAALDPTFLIGGELNDIGSNAKHGSGEFLITEADESDGSLLYLNPEVIVITNIEADHLDHYKSLDEIEDVFYTFVESIPEQGFVVACADNPGVGRLMNRSKKRFVTYGIEYEGNDGIKLDFIARNIQQKRLGSTYDAYQGDTLIGTIDLGVPGVHNVYNSLATVALSMSLSLDKDAVFAALHQFAGVKRRFQIIGKTPELTLVDDYAHHPTEVKATLNAARGGDWERLICVFQPHRYSRTKFLGKEFGAAFKDADIVVLTDVYAAGEEPIPGVTGKVIVDAVLAESPRKNVVYLPKKTEIPKFLLETVKEGDLVLTMGAGDISAIGEDFFNMVAHH, via the coding sequence ATGGTTGAAAATTTGATGCATATTCACTTCATAGGTATCGGCGGTGCAGGTATGAGCGGTATCGCTAAAGTATTACTTGAAAAAGGGCATTCAGTCAGCGGTTCTGATTTGAAAGACTCACGCTATACCGCGGCGCTTAAAGAACTGGGAGCGACGATCTACATAGGCCACAACAGCGACAATATTAAAAATCCTGACGTTGTGGTCGTTTCAACTGCGATTCCCGAAGCAAATCCGGAAGTACGGGCTGCCAGGCAAGCCGATATTTCGATTATCCGAAGGGCCGAGATGCTTGCGTGGCTCGGTCGGGATTTACGCAGTATTGCGGTAGCCGGTACTCACGGCAAAACGACAACCACATCGATGGTTTCATGCGCTTTTGAGAAAGCGGCGCTCGATCCGACGTTTCTCATCGGCGGCGAACTAAATGATATAGGGAGCAATGCCAAACACGGTAGCGGCGAGTTCTTGATCACCGAAGCCGATGAAAGCGACGGCTCGCTGTTATATCTTAACCCTGAAGTAATTGTTATCACCAACATTGAAGCGGATCATTTAGATCATTATAAATCGCTCGATGAGATCGAAGACGTTTTTTATACTTTCGTCGAGTCGATTCCCGAGCAAGGTTTTGTAGTTGCATGCGCCGATAACCCTGGTGTCGGGCGCTTGATGAATCGTTCTAAGAAGCGGTTTGTTACCTATGGCATAGAGTACGAGGGAAATGATGGGATAAAGCTCGACTTTATAGCTCGCAATATCCAGCAGAAGCGGCTCGGTAGCACATACGATGCTTACCAGGGCGACACCTTGATCGGCACAATCGATTTAGGTGTCCCGGGCGTTCATAACGTATACAATTCGCTGGCAACAGTAGCCCTCAGCATGAGCCTTAGTCTTGATAAGGACGCCGTATTTGCAGCCTTGCATCAATTTGCAGGGGTGAAACGGCGGTTCCAAATAATAGGGAAAACGCCCGAGCTAACGCTCGTAGATGATTACGCACACCATCCAACCGAAGTGAAGGCGACGCTTAACGCCGCACGGGGCGGCGATTGGGAACGGCTCATATGTGTATTTCAACCCCACAGATACTCGCGGACTAAGTTCCTGGGCAAGGAATTCGGGGCGGCGTTTAAAGATGCGGATATCGTTGTCCTTACCGATGTATACGCTGCGGGCGAAGAGCCGATACCGGGTGTGACGGGCAAAGTCATTGTGGACGCGGTGCTCGCGGAAAGCCCGCGAAAGAATGTCGTCTATTTACCAAAAAAGACCGAGATACCTAAGTTTCTTCTTGAAACGGTAAAAGAGGGGGATCTAGTCCTGACAATGGGTGCCGGTGATATCAGCGCTATTGGGGAAGATTTCTTCAACATGGTGGCGCACCACTAA
- the murG gene encoding undecaprenyldiphospho-muramoylpentapeptide beta-N-acetylglucosaminyltransferase: protein MRVVISGGGTAGHVYPGLALAKALQKIKNDIDILYIGTTNGLEATIVPQAGLNFKVVDARGLPRKPSVKALATFFSAGRGTIEAAGILKNFQPDVVIGMGAYVSMPVVGAAVLRKIPTIIHEQNAVPGLVNRVLGKVVSAIAVSYPGMESHFPTGKRIVFTGNPIREEVMRVDRQEAARAYSIEESRKVVLIFGGSRGAQKINESAVGLYDHWRHNDGLQIIHSTGKINYDPVRESIDALRSAGDSLAYSTYPYIDDMGGAYAVADLLVCRSGATTIAEISSIGLPAILIPYPYATDNHQAENARQLERMGAAKVILDQDVTSDSLCGAAEELVFDKEKLAAMSAASLEFGRPRAAGELADLVFEVAQSKKNEQPIENKLGSSY, encoded by the coding sequence ATGCGAGTAGTAATAAGCGGCGGCGGGACAGCGGGTCACGTGTATCCAGGCCTAGCCCTCGCCAAAGCACTTCAAAAAATAAAAAATGATATAGATATACTCTATATCGGAACCACAAACGGTCTTGAAGCGACGATTGTGCCGCAGGCAGGCCTTAATTTTAAAGTCGTCGATGCCCGAGGCTTACCAAGAAAACCATCGGTTAAAGCGCTTGCGACATTTTTCTCGGCGGGCCGGGGCACAATTGAAGCGGCCGGCATATTGAAAAACTTTCAACCTGATGTCGTCATCGGAATGGGGGCGTATGTAAGCATGCCCGTTGTGGGTGCCGCCGTACTCCGGAAAATCCCTACGATTATCCATGAGCAAAACGCTGTTCCGGGTTTGGTTAACCGGGTGCTCGGGAAGGTTGTATCGGCAATCGCGGTATCGTATCCGGGCATGGAAAGCCATTTTCCAACAGGCAAGCGGATAGTGTTTACCGGTAATCCCATCAGGGAAGAGGTTATGCGGGTTGACAGGCAGGAAGCGGCGCGAGCATATTCGATCGAAGAATCGCGAAAAGTCGTGCTGATATTTGGCGGTAGCCGGGGGGCCCAAAAGATCAATGAATCAGCAGTAGGATTGTATGACCATTGGCGACACAACGATGGCTTGCAGATAATCCACTCTACGGGTAAGATAAACTATGATCCGGTGAGGGAGTCGATTGACGCATTGAGATCGGCAGGAGATTCGCTCGCTTACAGCACATATCCATATATAGATGATATGGGTGGGGCTTATGCGGTGGCTGATCTCTTAGTCTGTCGTTCGGGGGCTACAACGATAGCAGAGATTTCCTCTATCGGGCTACCAGCTATTTTGATCCCGTACCCTTATGCAACCGATAATCACCAGGCAGAAAATGCGCGCCAGCTTGAGCGTATGGGCGCCGCAAAAGTGATCCTGGATCAAGATGTTACGAGCGATTCGTTGTGCGGCGCGGCAGAAGAGCTCGTCTTTGACAAGGAGAAGCTCGCAGCTATGTCTGCCGCATCACTGGAGTTTGGTCGGCCTCGTGCGGCGGGTGAGCTTGCCGATCTGGTATTTGAGGTAGCGCAGAGTAAGAAGAACGAACAACCTATAGAAAACAAATTGGGAAGTAGCTACTAA